From Vulpes vulpes isolate BD-2025 chromosome 7, VulVul3, whole genome shotgun sequence, one genomic window encodes:
- the FAM131B gene encoding protein FAM131B has protein sequence MGCIGSRTVGNEVIAVDWKGLKDVDQIHMDSTSSLHGSSLHRPSTEQTRTDFSWDGINLSMEDTTSILPKLKRNSNAYGIGALAKSSFSGISRSMKDHVTKPTAMGQGRVAHMIEWQGWGKAPAIQPQHSHEAVRRDTDAYSDLSDGEKEARFLAGVMEQFAISEATLMAWSSMDGEDMSVNSAQEPLGCNYSDNYQELMESQDALAQAPMDGWPHSYVSQGMYCLGSSDAWEASDQSLIASPATGSYLGPAFDDSQPSLHEMGPSQLASGYSAQEPPPLLGSDTDWAPGVGGVDLARGPAEEEKRPLAPEEEEDAGCRDLESLSPREDPEMSTVLSRKVSDVTSSGVQSFDEEEGEANN, from the exons ATGGGCTGCATCGGCTCCCGGACCGTGG GGAATGAGGTGATTGCAGTGGACTGGAAGGGCCTGAAGGATGTCGACCAGATCCACATGGACAGCACCAGCTCGCTGCACGGGAGCAGCCTCCACCGGCCCTCCACCGAG CAAACCCGAACTGATTTCTCCTGGGATGGCATCAAT CTCTCCATGGAGGACACCACTTCCATTCTTCCGAAGCTTAAGAGAAACTCTAACGCCTATGGCATCGGGGCCCTGGCCAAGTCATCCTTCTCAG GGATTTCTCGCAGCATGAAGGACCATGTGACGAAGCCCACAGCCATGGGGCAAGGCCGGGTGGCCCACATGAttgagtggcagggctgggggaaggcACCAGCCATTCAGCCGCAACACAGCCATGAGGCGGTGCGCAGAGATACAGACGCCTACTCCGACCTCAGCGATGGCGAGAAGGAGGCACGTTTCCTAGCAG GTGTCATGGAACAGTTTGCCATCTCCGAGGCCACACTCATGGCCTGGTCTTCTATGGATGGTGAGGACATGAGTGTCAACTcggcccaggagcccctgggctgcAACTACAGTGACAACTACCAGGAGCTGATGGAGAGTCAAG ATGCCCTTGCTCAAGCGCCCATGGACGGATGGCCTCACTCTTACGTGTCCCAGGGCATGTACTGTCTGGGGTCATCGGATGCCTGGGAAGCCAGCGACCAGTCCCTCATTGCCTCTCCGGCTACAGGATCCTATCTTGGTCCTGCATTTGATGACTCACAGCCCAGCTTGCACGAAATGGGGCCTTCCCAACTTGCTTCCGGATACTCTGCACAGGAGCCTCCACCTTTGCTGGGGTCAGACACTGACTGGGCTCCGGGGGTGGGTGGAGTGGACCTGGCAAGGGGCCCTGCTGAGGAGGAGAAGAGGCCGTTGGCccctgaggaggaagaggacgCAGGATGCCGGGACCTGGAGTCACTTTCCCCACGAGAAGACCCTGAGATGTCGACTGTTCTCAGCCGGAAGGTGTCTGATGTCACATCCTCAGGTGTGCAATCCTTTGATGAGGAGGAGGGTGAGGCTAACAACTAG